The following are encoded together in the Lactuca sativa cultivar Salinas chromosome 1, Lsat_Salinas_v11, whole genome shotgun sequence genome:
- the LOC111876170 gene encoding uncharacterized protein LOC111876170, whose amino-acid sequence MHAWQPIVAVVVATGIFVLILFYFIRRFCCHPEQQPQEQPIQRASSLQNGISKLHNQESIYSNKRRTNYYVLRRGISSKPLFNWSDNPSLITDAVENGWSRFAFNNFTSSPSIQSNKSILGYCAPAGDGGGKDVEMVEIGWEVCPGSADFIQKIRINSGLQKIIKTTTSSMAAASVIRSALPLPGPALGNSSPFPQEAYFEITILSIYEDEHRIDINGKVKANKGEEKIKLIQENLAGEKASSESLIHITSNNSNGILKSRSDGKDTVEGKTEMGIVVSLGLAGGGSLPLKLPGSYPGSVGFNSDGSVYLEGVKLMTDSESNEWGTTEKVVGCGYNPNQKKVFFTVDSKLVHEVHCMAEEFETPLYPTLAANTDVTVLVNFGQSVFKYTQANLHRTPNPCFIGPLGSSPVLGYDDSKELFSMGRIDSHWLDRSAKRSVQYYGSVNRGMSDYDESSEGDLFEIVLDNNSRGRSPNTPF is encoded by the exons ATGCACGCTTGGCAACCAATCGTCGCCGTGGTGGTAGCCACCGGAATATTCGTTCTCATCCTCTTTTACTTTATCCGACGCTTTTGCTGCCACCCCGAACAACAACCGCAAGAACAACCGATCCAACGAGCATCGTCGTTACAAAACGGGATTTCTAAGCTTCATAATCAAGAAAGCATTTACAGCAACAAACGCCGAACAAATTACTATGTTCTCCGACGTGGGATTTCGTCAAAACCTTTGTTTAATTGGTCGGACAATCCTTCTCTTATAACCGATGCGGTGGAAAACGGATGGTCACGATTCGCTTTCAACAACTTCACCTCCTCTCCTTCGATTCAATCAAACAAGTCTATACTGGGATACTGCGCTCCCGCCGGTGATGGCGGAGGAAAAGACGTCGAAATGGTGGAAATCGGTTGGGAAGTTTGTCCAGGATCCGCCGATTTCATACAGAAGATTCGGATTAATTCTGGTTTACAGAAAATCATCAAGACGACCACTTCTTCAATGGCGGCAGCTTCCGTCATTAGATCGGCGTTGCCTTTACCCGGTCCGGCGTTGGGGAATTCGTCGCCGTTCCCCCAAGAAGCCTATTTTGAAATTACCATTTTGTCCATCTACGAAGATGAACACAGAATCGATATAAACGGGAAAGTGAAGGCGAATAAGGGAGAAGAGAAAATTAAGCTAATTCAAGAGAATCTCGCCGGTGAAAAAGCTTCGTCGGAGTCGTTGATTCATATTACAAGCAATAACAGTAATGGTATTTTAAAAAGCCGAAGTGATGGTAAGGATACAGTTGAGGGGAAAACGGAAATGGGTATTGTGGTGTCGCTGGGCCTCGCCGGAGGAGGGTCGCTTCCGTTGAAGCTTCCCGGAAGTTATCCGGGATCCGTAGGCTTCAACTCCGACGGCTCTGTTTATCTAGAag GAGTTAAGCTAATGACTGATTCAGAATCTAACGAGTGGGGAACAACCGAGAAGGTGGTTGGTTGTGGATACAACCCAAACCAGAAGAAAGTTTTCTTCACCGTAGATTCAAAACTCGTGCATGAAGTCCATTGCATGGCGGAGGAATTTGAAACGCCACTTTATCCAACATTAGCAGCAAACACTGATGTTACAGTGCTTGTAAATTTTGGACAAAGTGTCTTTAAATATACACAAGCTAATTTGCATAGGACTCCAAATCCATGTTTCATTGGACCATTAGGAAGTTCTCCGGTTTTAGGGTATGATGACAGCAAAGAGCTCTTTTCAATGGGAAGAATAGATTCGCATTGGTTAGATCGATCTGCAAAGAGAAGTGTACAATATTATGGAAGTGTTAATAGAGGAATGTCTGATTATGATGAATCGTCTGAAGGGGATTTGTTTGAAATTGTGTTGGATAATAATAGTCGTGGAAGATCGCCAAACACACCTTTTTGA